A DNA window from Acetobacter aceti NBRC 14818 contains the following coding sequences:
- a CDS encoding complex I NDUFA9 subunit family protein: MIGRKTATVFGGAGFLGKYVVRKLAADGYAIRVACRRTDLANDLRQLGDVGQVVPFYAPVQNEDAVAEVVSEASVVVNLAAILGAPSGAALNAVNVEGAARVARLAAAAGVQTFVHMSAIGASSTSPSAYGRSRAAGEEGVTRHFPPATIVRASVLFGPEDHFLNMLGGVARYTPFVMPVYGASTKLQPVYVADVAEVIRVIIRAFDENPSTRSNLCELGGPDILTMRAIAERVLAMTGRNKPIFEVPSGLASLQAAVLEHLPGRMLTRDQLKMLTVDNVVDKNLPGFRDLGMAPVAMDMIAPAYMKRYAPGGEKISV; this comes from the coding sequence ATGATCGGTCGCAAGACGGCAACTGTGTTCGGAGGAGCGGGTTTTCTTGGAAAATATGTGGTTCGGAAGCTGGCGGCTGACGGCTACGCAATCCGCGTTGCGTGCCGTCGCACGGATCTGGCGAACGATCTGAGGCAGTTGGGCGATGTGGGGCAGGTTGTCCCATTTTATGCGCCTGTCCAGAATGAGGATGCTGTGGCGGAGGTCGTGTCTGAGGCCTCGGTCGTGGTGAATCTTGCAGCCATCCTCGGCGCACCCTCAGGTGCAGCCCTGAATGCAGTGAATGTGGAGGGAGCCGCCCGCGTGGCGCGACTGGCTGCAGCCGCCGGGGTGCAGACGTTTGTGCATATGTCGGCTATCGGCGCATCATCCACTTCACCCTCAGCCTACGGACGTAGTCGGGCGGCAGGAGAGGAAGGGGTCACGCGGCATTTTCCTCCAGCCACCATTGTAAGAGCGTCCGTGCTGTTTGGACCGGAGGATCACTTTCTCAACATGCTCGGAGGCGTGGCCCGCTACACGCCCTTTGTCATGCCCGTGTATGGCGCTTCCACGAAACTGCAGCCGGTTTATGTGGCGGATGTCGCTGAAGTGATCAGGGTCATTATCAGAGCCTTCGACGAGAATCCGTCCACCCGTTCGAATCTGTGCGAGCTGGGGGGTCCGGACATCCTGACCATGCGCGCCATCGCCGAGCGTGTTCTGGCAATGACGGGGCGGAACAAGCCGATTTTTGAGGTGCCTTCGGGGCTTGCTTCCTTGCAGGCGGCGGTACTGGAACATTTGCCGGGGCGTATGCTGACCCGTGATCAGCTGAAGATGCTGACGGTTGATAATGTGGTGGATAAGAATCTGCCTGGGTTCCGCGATCTGGGAATGGCTCCAGTCGCTATGGACATGATCGCGCCCGCCTATATGAAACGCTATGCTCCTGGTGGTGAAAAAATTAGTGTTTGA
- a CDS encoding NAD(P)-dependent oxidoreductase, whose product MTAKMLSFVSVPQAQPPKRLADERRKDFDEIYKEFSPEQAATQASRCSQCGVPFCSIHCPLGNNIPDWLMLAADGRLEEAYSVSQATNSFPEICGRICPQDRLCEGNCVIEKDFDSVTIGAVERYITDTAFENGWVKPVMPVVELESSVGIIGAGPAGLAAAERLRASGHQVHVYDRHDRVGGLLIYGIPGFKLEKDIVLRRQKVLEEQGVVFHLGQGVGAGEGEIAFEELRKKHDAVLVATGVYKSREIGGPGSGLGGIVRALDYLTASNRRSLGDALPEGELDAAGKDVVVIGGGDTAMDCVRTAIRQGAKSVKCLYRRDKANMPGSVREVKNAEEEGVEFVWLAAPESFFGDTTVTGVRAQKMRLGLPDGSGRQSIEAEPDGLFTVHADMVIKALGFDPEPLPELWKADDLKTSRWGTLQVDRVSFETSVPGVFAAGDIVRGASLVVWAIRDGRDAAAQIDQWIAARSSSLAAE is encoded by the coding sequence ATGACCGCAAAGATGCTCTCGTTCGTCTCTGTTCCGCAGGCCCAGCCGCCCAAACGTCTCGCGGACGAGAGGCGCAAGGATTTCGACGAGATCTATAAGGAATTCTCGCCGGAACAGGCTGCCACGCAGGCCAGTCGATGCTCCCAGTGCGGTGTGCCATTCTGCTCCATTCATTGTCCTCTGGGAAACAACATTCCTGACTGGCTGATGCTGGCGGCGGACGGGCGTCTGGAAGAGGCGTACAGCGTCTCTCAGGCGACCAACAGTTTTCCTGAGATCTGTGGCCGTATCTGCCCGCAGGACCGGCTGTGCGAAGGCAACTGCGTCATCGAGAAAGACTTCGACAGCGTCACCATCGGTGCCGTCGAGCGCTACATCACCGATACAGCGTTCGAGAATGGGTGGGTGAAGCCCGTCATGCCGGTCGTTGAGCTGGAAAGCTCCGTCGGCATCATCGGCGCCGGGCCTGCCGGACTGGCTGCGGCCGAACGTCTGCGGGCGAGCGGCCATCAGGTGCATGTGTATGATCGTCATGACCGCGTCGGTGGCCTGCTGATTTATGGAATTCCCGGCTTCAAGCTGGAAAAGGACATTGTGCTGCGTCGCCAGAAGGTTCTGGAGGAGCAGGGCGTGGTCTTCCATCTCGGCCAGGGTGTTGGCGCAGGTGAAGGTGAGATCGCGTTCGAGGAACTGCGCAAAAAGCACGACGCCGTGCTGGTTGCGACCGGCGTCTACAAATCGCGTGAGATCGGTGGTCCGGGTTCAGGGCTTGGCGGAATTGTGCGGGCGCTGGACTATCTGACAGCCTCCAACCGTCGCTCGCTGGGTGATGCGCTGCCGGAAGGCGAACTGGATGCCGCGGGCAAGGATGTGGTGGTCATCGGTGGTGGCGACACGGCCATGGACTGCGTGCGCACGGCCATTCGTCAGGGCGCGAAGTCCGTGAAGTGCCTCTACCGCCGCGACAAGGCGAACATGCCGGGCTCCGTGCGCGAAGTGAAGAACGCCGAGGAAGAGGGTGTCGAGTTTGTCTGGCTGGCGGCCCCCGAGAGCTTCTTTGGCGACACGACCGTCACCGGTGTGCGGGCGCAGAAGATGCGTCTCGGTCTGCCGGATGGCTCCGGACGTCAGTCGATCGAGGCGGAGCCTGACGGTCTGTTCACGGTCCACGCTGACATGGTCATCAAGGCGCTCGGCTTCGACCCCGAACCGCTTCCTGAACTGTGGAAGGCGGATGATCTCAAGACCTCACGCTGGGGTACGTTGCAGGTTGACCGCGTCAGCTTCGAAACCTCAGTGCCGGGTGTGTTTGCCGCTGGCGACATCGTGCGTGGCGCGAGCCTTGTTGTGTGGGCCATCCGTGATGGCCGTGATGCGGCGGCGCAGATCGATCAGTGGATTGCTGCCCGTTCTTCTTCTCTGGCTGCGGAGTAA
- the gltB gene encoding glutamate synthase large subunit, which produces MDSFEDFSPASESGEAFVTNWERNSEALQNGLYDPADEHDSCGVGLVAALDGRKRRDVVEAGIEALKAIWHRGAVDADGKTGDGAGIHVEIPQDFFADAIGVPQAERDAGVPLAVGQVFLPKTDLAAQERCRQIIETEILKFGYSIYGWRQVPIDTSCIGEKANATRPEIEQIIIRGKTDRSEADFERDLYVIRRRIEKSAIADQVDLYICSLSCRSLIYKGMFLAENLTDFYPDLLDERFTSRFAIYHQRYSTNTFPTWKLAQPFRRVAHNGEINTISGNVNWMRSHETRLADPELDPFMNDIKPVVQVGGSDTATLDNVFELLTHAGRDAPAVKALMIPASVGAHSHMKASHRDMFAYCNAVMEPWDGPAALCATDGRWIIAGLDRSGLRPLRYTQTKSDLLIIGSEAGMVKVPEADVVSRGRLGPGEMLGVDLDNARLYHNEELLDLLAGRQDFGQWVKKIQKIGSLVRDDVVEPVMYQPEELRRRQLSVGNTLEELEHVLQPMVETASEAVGSMGDDTPLAVLSERYRGLAHYFRQGFSQVTNPPIDSLRETRVMSLLTRLGNLGNILEETEDQCDLLQLPSPILTSGEFEALRKFCGDRGGSIDTTFVAAEGETGLREAIARIRREAEERVREGCSHVFLTDENQSTERAGIPTILAVAAVHTHLVRNSLRTFTSLNVRTSDVLDVHAVAVTLGVGATTVNPYLAQESIADRIRRGLCGDMSLRTAVERYRKAIDKGLLKIMSKMGISIMASYRGGCNFEAVGLSRALVAEFFPGMASRISGIGLGGIAKNILSFHEQAWDTSAAVLPVGGLYKLRRSGETHAFDGTLIHMLQTAVGTDSFSIYQRYADAVRRQPPVALRDLLDFKSDREAIPVESVESITQLRKRLIAPAISLGALSPEAHETLSIAMNRIGAKSDSGEGGEDPARAKPRPNGDNASSAIKQVASGRFGVTAQYLNDCRELEIKVAQGAKPGEGGQLPGFKVTELIAKLRHATPGVTLISPPPHHDIYSIEDLAQLIYDLKQINPDARVTVKLVARSGIGTIAAGVAKAKADAILISGHSGGTGASPLSSVKYAGLPWELGLAEAHQVLMLNRLRHRVTLRTDGGIKTGRDVVIAAMLGAEEFGIGTASLVAMGCIMVRQCHSNTCPVGVCSQDPAMRAKFEGTPEKVISLFSFIAEDVRNILASLGFRTLNEVIGRTDLLHQVSRGSEYLDDLDLNPLLVQADPGPHARYCTLEGRNEVPDTLDAQMIADARPLFDHGEKMQLQYNVQNTMRAIGTRISSMIVRQYGMATLAPGHLTVRLRGSAGQSLGAFAVQGLKLEVHGDANDYVGKGLSGATIVVRPSASSVLASNENAIVGNTVLYGATAGTLYAAGLAGERFAVRNSGATAVVEGCGSNACEYMTGGTVVILGDSGDNFGAGFTGGMAFVYDEDGSFEQKVNPDNVFWVRVDQKEWEEKLRALVEAHATETQSSYAAMLLHKWEEVLPRFWQVVPKDYAKIIGFAAPEQVAISA; this is translated from the coding sequence ATGGACTCATTTGAAGATTTCTCCCCCGCCAGCGAAAGCGGCGAGGCTTTTGTCACCAACTGGGAGCGCAACAGCGAGGCGCTGCAGAACGGCCTGTATGACCCGGCGGACGAGCATGATTCCTGCGGTGTCGGCCTTGTCGCTGCACTGGATGGCCGCAAGCGTCGTGACGTTGTCGAGGCCGGTATCGAGGCACTGAAGGCGATCTGGCATCGCGGCGCTGTCGATGCCGATGGCAAGACGGGCGACGGCGCGGGTATCCATGTCGAGATTCCGCAGGATTTCTTCGCCGACGCCATCGGCGTGCCGCAGGCGGAGCGTGACGCGGGCGTGCCTCTGGCCGTGGGGCAGGTGTTCCTTCCCAAGACCGACCTTGCCGCGCAGGAACGCTGCCGTCAGATCATCGAGACGGAAATCCTTAAATTTGGCTACAGCATCTATGGCTGGCGTCAGGTGCCGATCGATACGTCGTGCATTGGTGAAAAAGCCAATGCGACACGGCCTGAAATCGAACAGATCATCATCCGGGGCAAAACGGACCGCTCTGAAGCGGATTTCGAGCGTGACCTGTATGTAATCCGTCGTCGGATCGAAAAGTCCGCCATTGCCGATCAGGTCGATCTTTATATCTGCTCGCTGTCATGCCGTTCACTGATCTACAAGGGCATGTTCCTTGCAGAAAACCTGACGGATTTTTACCCGGATCTGCTGGATGAGCGTTTCACCAGCCGGTTTGCAATCTATCATCAGCGTTATTCGACCAATACGTTCCCGACATGGAAGCTGGCGCAGCCTTTCCGTCGCGTCGCCCATAATGGTGAGATCAATACGATCTCGGGCAACGTGAACTGGATGCGCAGTCATGAAACGCGGCTGGCCGATCCCGAGCTTGACCCGTTCATGAACGACATCAAACCGGTGGTGCAGGTTGGTGGCTCCGACACGGCGACGCTCGACAACGTCTTCGAGCTGCTGACCCATGCCGGGCGTGATGCGCCTGCGGTCAAGGCACTGATGATCCCGGCCAGTGTTGGCGCGCATTCCCACATGAAGGCGTCGCACCGCGACATGTTTGCCTACTGTAACGCCGTCATGGAGCCGTGGGACGGACCTGCCGCCCTGTGCGCGACAGACGGGCGCTGGATCATCGCTGGTCTTGATCGTTCCGGCCTGCGTCCGCTGCGTTACACCCAGACAAAAAGTGATCTTCTGATCATCGGTTCCGAAGCCGGCATGGTGAAGGTGCCGGAAGCTGACGTCGTCAGCCGTGGCCGTCTTGGCCCGGGCGAGATGCTCGGCGTCGATCTCGACAACGCCAGGCTCTATCATAATGAAGAACTGCTCGACCTTCTGGCGGGCCGTCAGGATTTCGGGCAGTGGGTCAAGAAGATCCAGAAGATCGGCTCGCTGGTGCGCGACGACGTGGTCGAGCCCGTCATGTACCAGCCGGAAGAGCTGCGTCGGCGTCAGCTGTCTGTCGGCAACACGCTTGAAGAACTCGAGCACGTTCTCCAGCCGATGGTCGAGACGGCGAGCGAGGCTGTTGGCTCCATGGGTGATGACACGCCGCTGGCGGTTCTCTCCGAACGGTATCGCGGACTGGCGCATTATTTCCGTCAAGGATTCAGTCAGGTTACGAACCCGCCGATCGACTCACTGCGTGAAACACGGGTGATGAGCCTGCTCACACGACTGGGCAACCTCGGGAACATTCTGGAGGAGACGGAAGATCAGTGCGATCTGCTCCAGCTTCCCAGTCCGATCCTGACCAGCGGTGAGTTCGAGGCGCTTCGCAAATTCTGTGGCGACCGTGGTGGAAGCATTGATACGACCTTCGTGGCGGCGGAAGGCGAGACCGGTCTGCGTGAGGCCATCGCCCGTATCCGTCGCGAGGCTGAAGAACGTGTCCGGGAAGGCTGCTCGCATGTCTTCCTGACCGACGAGAACCAGTCCACCGAGCGCGCCGGTATTCCGACCATCCTCGCCGTTGCCGCCGTGCATACGCATCTGGTGCGCAACTCGCTGCGGACATTCACCTCGCTGAACGTTCGGACTTCGGACGTGCTGGACGTGCACGCCGTGGCGGTGACGCTCGGTGTCGGCGCGACCACGGTAAACCCGTATCTCGCGCAGGAAAGCATCGCGGATCGTATCCGCCGTGGTCTCTGTGGCGACATGTCCCTGCGTACGGCGGTCGAGCGGTATCGCAAAGCAATCGACAAGGGCCTGCTCAAGATCATGTCCAAGATGGGCATCTCGATCATGGCGTCCTATCGCGGCGGCTGCAATTTCGAGGCCGTCGGCCTGTCCCGCGCGCTGGTCGCCGAGTTCTTCCCTGGTATGGCTTCACGTATCTCGGGCATCGGTCTCGGCGGTATCGCCAAGAACATCCTGAGCTTCCACGAGCAGGCCTGGGACACTTCGGCTGCTGTCCTGCCGGTCGGTGGTCTCTACAAGCTGCGCCGGAGTGGTGAGACGCATGCCTTCGACGGTACGCTGATTCACATGCTCCAGACGGCTGTTGGAACAGACAGCTTCTCGATCTACCAGCGTTATGCCGATGCCGTGCGTCGTCAGCCGCCGGTGGCATTGCGTGATCTGCTCGACTTCAAGAGTGACCGTGAAGCCATTCCGGTGGAGTCGGTCGAGAGCATCACCCAGTTGCGCAAGCGCCTGATCGCACCGGCTATTTCACTCGGTGCGCTCAGCCCGGAAGCGCATGAGACGCTTTCCATCGCCATGAACCGTATCGGCGCGAAGTCCGATTCCGGCGAGGGTGGTGAGGATCCAGCTCGCGCCAAGCCGCGCCCGAATGGTGACAATGCGTCTTCCGCCATCAAGCAGGTCGCGTCCGGTCGCTTCGGCGTCACGGCGCAGTATCTGAACGATTGTCGCGAGCTTGAAATCAAGGTTGCGCAGGGTGCGAAGCCGGGTGAGGGCGGACAGCTTCCGGGCTTCAAGGTCACGGAACTGATCGCCAAGCTGCGTCATGCGACGCCGGGTGTGACGCTGATCTCACCGCCGCCGCATCACGACATCTATTCGATCGAGGATCTTGCTCAGCTCATCTATGATCTGAAGCAGATTAACCCGGATGCGCGTGTTACCGTGAAGCTGGTGGCCCGATCAGGCATTGGCACCATCGCGGCAGGTGTGGCGAAGGCGAAAGCCGATGCGATCCTGATCTCTGGCCACTCTGGCGGCACAGGTGCCAGCCCGCTGTCGTCCGTGAAATATGCCGGTCTGCCGTGGGAGCTTGGTCTGGCGGAGGCGCATCAGGTGCTGATGCTCAACCGTCTGCGTCATCGTGTCACGCTGCGCACCGATGGCGGCATCAAGACCGGCCGGGACGTGGTGATTGCCGCCATGCTCGGTGCAGAAGAGTTCGGTATCGGCACGGCAAGTCTCGTGGCGATGGGCTGCATCATGGTGCGTCAGTGCCACTCGAACACCTGTCCGGTGGGTGTCTGCTCGCAGGACCCGGCCATGCGCGCCAAGTTCGAAGGCACGCCAGAGAAGGTCATCAGCCTGTTCTCGTTCATTGCTGAAGATGTGAGAAATATTCTCGCATCCCTCGGCTTCAGGACGCTGAACGAGGTGATCGGTCGCACGGATCTGCTGCATCAGGTGTCGCGTGGTTCCGAGTATCTGGATGATCTCGATCTGAACCCACTTCTGGTTCAGGCCGACCCCGGCCCGCATGCGCGCTACTGCACGCTTGAAGGCCGGAACGAAGTGCCGGACACGCTCGACGCGCAGATGATCGCGGATGCCCGTCCGCTGTTCGATCACGGCGAGAAGATGCAGCTTCAGTACAACGTGCAGAACACCATGCGCGCCATCGGCACACGCATCTCCTCCATGATCGTGCGGCAGTATGGCATGGCCACGCTGGCGCCCGGTCATCTGACGGTGCGTCTGCGTGGTTCTGCCGGTCAGTCGCTCGGCGCGTTCGCCGTGCAGGGTCTGAAGCTGGAAGTACATGGCGACGCCAACGACTATGTCGGCAAGGGGCTGTCCGGTGCGACCATCGTCGTGCGTCCTTCTGCATCCAGCGTGCTGGCATCGAACGAAAACGCGATTGTCGGCAACACGGTCCTGTATGGCGCAACGGCGGGTACACTGTATGCCGCAGGTCTCGCCGGCGAGCGTTTCGCCGTGCGTAACTCCGGTGCGACCGCTGTGGTTGAAGGCTGTGGTTCCAACGCCTGTGAATACATGACGGGTGGAACGGTTGTGATCCTTGGTGACTCCGGCGACAACTTTGGCGCTGGCTTCACGGGCGGCATGGCTTTCGTCTACGACGAGGACGGATCGTTCGAGCAGAAGGTCAACCCGGACAACGTGTTCTGGGTGCGTGTTGATCAGAAGGAGTGGGAAGAAAAACTTCGCGCTCTTGTCGAGGCGCATGCGACCGAAACCCAGTCTTCGTATGCTGCGATGCTGCTGCATAAATGGGAAGAAGTCCTGCCGCGATTCTGGCAGGTGGTTCCGAAAGATTATGCAAAGATCATCGGATTTGCGGCACCGGAACAGGTAGCGATTTCCGCCTGA
- a CDS encoding aldo/keto reductase yields MKLRRLGRNGPEVSEIGLGCMSMSGMYGPADRTESIATIHATLDAGVTLLDTGDFYGMGHNEMLIGEALKDVARDRFLVSVKFGAMRDPAGNWGAYDARPAAMKNFLAYTLQRLGLDHIDIYRPARLDPAVPVEETIGAIADMVQAGYVRHIGLSEVGSETIRRAASVHPICDLQIEYSLISRGIEDSILPTCRELGIGITAYGVLARGLISGHWQTARTPGDFRVHSPRFQEGNVEQNLALVETLREIAKARNTTVAQLAIAWVAAQGDDIVPLIGARRRDRLSEALGALDLTLTPADLAAIEQAVPKGAAAGERYDPKQMAVLDSEKTVSRKTS; encoded by the coding sequence ATGAAATTACGACGACTTGGCAGGAATGGTCCTGAAGTTTCCGAGATCGGGCTTGGTTGCATGAGCATGTCCGGCATGTATGGCCCTGCCGATCGGACTGAGAGTATCGCCACCATCCATGCCACACTGGACGCGGGTGTTACGCTGCTCGATACCGGTGACTTCTATGGCATGGGCCATAATGAGATGCTGATCGGGGAAGCACTCAAAGACGTCGCGCGCGACAGGTTCCTCGTCAGTGTCAAGTTTGGCGCTATGCGTGATCCGGCTGGAAACTGGGGCGCTTACGATGCCCGGCCCGCCGCCATGAAGAATTTTCTGGCCTATACGCTGCAACGGCTCGGTCTTGATCATATCGATATTTACCGTCCCGCCCGGCTTGATCCCGCAGTTCCTGTTGAAGAGACAATCGGTGCGATTGCGGACATGGTGCAGGCTGGTTATGTGCGGCACATCGGGCTTTCCGAAGTCGGATCGGAAACCATCCGGCGCGCGGCATCGGTCCATCCGATCTGTGATCTTCAGATAGAATATTCCCTGATTTCGCGTGGTATCGAGGACAGCATTCTTCCGACCTGCCGTGAACTCGGGATCGGTATTACAGCGTATGGCGTGCTTGCGCGTGGTCTGATCAGTGGGCACTGGCAGACGGCCAGAACGCCTGGTGATTTTCGCGTGCATAGCCCGCGCTTTCAGGAAGGTAATGTCGAGCAGAATCTGGCACTCGTTGAAACATTGCGCGAAATTGCAAAAGCCAGAAACACGACCGTCGCTCAGTTGGCCATCGCATGGGTCGCGGCACAGGGTGATGACATTGTGCCATTGATCGGCGCGCGCAGGCGAGACCGGCTTTCAGAAGCTCTTGGTGCTCTTGATCTCACACTGACACCAGCCGACCTTGCTGCCATTGAGCAGGCAGTTCCCAAAGGAGCCGCAGCGGGGGAGCGGTATGATCCAAAGCAGATGGCAGTGCTGGACAGCGAGAAGACGGTGTCAAGAAAAACCTCCTGA
- a CDS encoding beta-N-acetylhexosaminidase, with the protein MTKRNRLRVILFLAGASSLCVLPHSYAQAASSSDLMPIPSTISWQGDEAETCDQIKISWHGAHSPMLERASERLLHSLRLSSRSDKKQTTCSLEIRSKDDPAYLAIGERENYQLTIHQGKIALNAEGPSGVLHGFATLVQLAGSTPDSVSFRDVTISDAPRFRWRGLMIDVARHFMSVLALKRQIDAMELTKLNVLHLHLSDGSAFRVESQLFPRLQTVSSHGQYYTQDEIRDLVAYAAERGTRVVPEFDVPGHALAVLEAYPLLAAQPLPAANAACTGGSACIAGSNANNPALDPTKPETLDFVEKLFVEMMHLFPDAYFHAGGDEVVASQWTGNPQIASYMKAHNYPDAAALQGEFTAKIQAFLAGQGKTMIGWDEVLSAPVPQSVVADVWRSSKWISAATAKMHPTLVSSGYYLDLLRPTREYYQIDPYNLMASGLSGAELEHARQIHFRLADAFALDPSLPPLSARQKQYVLGGEAVLWTEAVSEQMLNQRVWPRAAVIAERLWSPETVTDVADMERRLPHIAAQLNRLALTTTQQDHEQMLSRYPTASRHALNTVLQVTSPVRNYTINRMIKKAGEGLLTWPVAMAEPDSFPAMRFNQLAEAYAHGDHSTAPELRRDLEQWSANDGQFEKTIGGVAALEMIRPVSQQLSALAQAGLEALDGTIDTARRTQIEKLLAQQQETFAASSWQLLSPPLPQPAGGLLIDIVPGIRALIDSVSTVH; encoded by the coding sequence ATGACAAAAAGAAACCGGCTACGCGTAATCCTCTTTTTGGCAGGTGCTTCTTCTCTCTGCGTGCTGCCACACTCTTACGCGCAGGCAGCCAGTTCTTCTGACTTGATGCCGATCCCGTCCACCATTTCGTGGCAAGGAGACGAAGCGGAAACCTGTGATCAGATAAAGATCAGCTGGCACGGTGCACATAGTCCTATGCTGGAGCGGGCCAGCGAACGCCTGTTGCACTCCCTGCGCTTATCGTCACGCTCTGATAAAAAACAGACGACCTGCTCTCTGGAAATCCGTAGCAAGGATGATCCCGCTTATCTTGCAATCGGTGAGCGGGAAAATTATCAACTCACGATCCATCAGGGAAAAATCGCACTGAATGCAGAAGGTCCTTCGGGAGTGCTGCATGGGTTTGCAACGCTGGTCCAATTGGCGGGATCGACGCCAGATAGCGTGTCATTCCGTGATGTGACGATCAGCGACGCACCGCGCTTCCGTTGGCGGGGACTGATGATCGACGTAGCGCGGCATTTCATGTCTGTGCTCGCGCTCAAGCGTCAGATCGATGCAATGGAACTGACCAAGCTGAATGTGCTCCACCTTCATTTGAGTGATGGATCTGCTTTCCGTGTGGAAAGCCAGCTTTTCCCCCGGCTACAGACTGTCTCTTCACATGGACAGTATTATACGCAGGACGAGATCCGTGATCTTGTCGCATATGCCGCTGAACGGGGTACTCGCGTTGTGCCGGAGTTTGACGTGCCGGGTCACGCGCTGGCCGTGCTGGAAGCTTATCCGCTACTCGCAGCGCAACCGCTGCCTGCCGCCAATGCTGCTTGCACAGGTGGTTCGGCCTGTATCGCCGGTAGTAACGCCAACAATCCGGCTCTTGATCCAACCAAACCGGAAACGCTCGATTTTGTAGAAAAGCTTTTTGTGGAAATGATGCATCTCTTTCCGGATGCCTATTTCCATGCGGGTGGGGATGAAGTGGTCGCCTCTCAGTGGACCGGCAATCCGCAGATCGCCAGCTACATGAAAGCCCACAATTATCCTGATGCCGCAGCGCTTCAGGGAGAATTTACAGCGAAAATACAGGCTTTTCTGGCGGGGCAGGGAAAGACGATGATCGGATGGGATGAGGTGCTGTCTGCACCCGTTCCACAATCCGTTGTTGCCGATGTCTGGCGCTCTTCGAAATGGATCAGCGCAGCAACAGCCAAGATGCATCCGACTCTTGTCTCTTCCGGATATTATCTCGATCTTCTGAGACCTACGCGTGAGTATTATCAAATTGATCCCTATAATCTAATGGCGAGTGGCCTGTCAGGGGCGGAACTGGAACATGCCCGACAGATTCATTTCAGACTAGCGGATGCGTTTGCGCTTGACCCCAGCCTGCCGCCTCTGAGCGCCCGGCAAAAGCAGTATGTTCTGGGTGGTGAGGCAGTTCTGTGGACGGAAGCGGTTTCAGAACAGATGCTGAATCAGAGAGTCTGGCCCCGTGCTGCCGTGATTGCAGAGCGTCTGTGGTCGCCTGAAACTGTGACGGATGTTGCCGATATGGAACGCCGTTTGCCGCATATCGCCGCGCAGTTGAACAGGCTGGCTCTGACAACGACACAACAGGATCACGAACAGATGCTGTCACGGTATCCTACTGCCAGCAGGCATGCGCTGAATACGGTGTTGCAGGTGACCAGTCCAGTCAGAAACTACACGATCAACAGAATGATCAAGAAGGCGGGAGAAGGGCTTCTCACATGGCCGGTCGCTATGGCGGAGCCAGATTCTTTTCCGGCAATGCGGTTTAATCAACTTGCGGAAGCCTATGCGCACGGTGATCATTCGACCGCACCAGAATTGCGCCGCGATCTTGAACAATGGTCTGCCAACGATGGTCAGTTTGAAAAGACGATCGGAGGCGTTGCTGCGCTGGAAATGATACGTCCTGTCTCGCAACAACTGTCCGCATTGGCGCAAGCGGGTCTCGAAGCGCTTGATGGAACGATTGATACAGCCAGAAGAACGCAGATTGAAAAACTTCTGGCCCAGCAACAGGAGACATTCGCAGCGTCTTCGTGGCAATTGCTGTCTCCGCCTCTGCCTCAACCAGCGGGCGGTCTGCTGATTGATATCGTGCCGGGGATAAGAGCGCTGATCGACAGTGTATCGACTGTTCACTGA